A single region of the Desulfobacterales bacterium genome encodes:
- a CDS encoding IS4 family transposase, giving the protein MNRGQTIFSQIIDFLPQNKFRRCVNRHNGNYRIRSFTCYDQLLCMAFAQLTYRESLRDIECCLRAMREKLYHMGIRGKVSRNTLAKANETRDWRIYSDFAQILIREARRLYVDDGFGLDLDETVYALDSSTIDLCLSVFPWARFRKTKGAVKLHTLLDLRGDIPTFIWITDGKVHDVNVLDHLIPESGAIYVMDRAYLDFQRLYQLHQSSAVFVTRSKANTGLRRIYSHKVDKSTGVKFDQTVILTGFYSKKDYPEKLRRIKYFDAEKGRSFIFLTNQFTLPPLTIAELYRYRWRVEIFFKWIKQHLRIKSFYGTSENAVKAQIWIAVSTYVLVAIMKKRLKIDLTLYTILQILSITLFEKMPVLEALAADDYRNKITSNHIQLKLFNS; this is encoded by the coding sequence GAATAGAGGGCAAACCATATTTTCTCAAATAATCGATTTCCTGCCTCAAAACAAATTTCGACGATGCGTTAACCGGCACAACGGTAATTACCGAATTCGTTCTTTTACATGCTACGATCAGCTTTTATGCATGGCGTTTGCCCAGCTGACTTATCGCGAAAGCCTGCGGGATATCGAGTGCTGTCTTCGTGCCATGCGAGAGAAGCTTTACCATATGGGGATAAGGGGTAAAGTTTCCCGTAATACATTGGCAAAAGCAAACGAAACACGTGATTGGCGGATATACAGCGACTTTGCCCAAATATTAATCCGGGAAGCTCGGCGACTATATGTCGATGATGGTTTCGGCCTTGACCTGGATGAGACCGTATATGCACTGGATTCATCAACAATTGATCTGTGCCTGTCGGTATTCCCTTGGGCCAGGTTTCGCAAAACCAAGGGGGCGGTAAAGCTACACACCCTTTTGGATCTGCGAGGCGATATCCCTACTTTTATATGGATCACGGACGGCAAGGTTCATGACGTCAACGTTCTTGACCATCTCATTCCGGAATCCGGCGCAATCTATGTCATGGATCGAGCTTATTTGGATTTCCAGCGACTCTATCAATTGCATCAAAGCTCGGCCGTGTTCGTGACCCGCTCAAAGGCGAACACGGGTTTACGCCGGATATATTCACACAAAGTCGATAAAAGTACCGGCGTCAAGTTCGACCAAACGGTCATTTTGACCGGTTTTTACAGCAAGAAAGATTATCCGGAAAAGTTGCGCCGGATAAAATATTTCGATGCCGAAAAAGGCAGATCTTTCATCTTTCTTACAAACCAATTTACCCTTCCGCCATTAACCATTGCGGAACTGTATCGATACCGGTGGCGAGTCGAGATTTTTTTCAAGTGGATCAAGCAGCATTTGCGTATTAAGAGCTTCTATGGAACATCAGAGAATGCTGTCAAAGCCCAAATCTGGATCGCCGTCTCAACTTATGTTCTGGTTGCCATCATGAAAAAACGGTTGAAAATCGACTTGACTCTCTACACTATTTTACAGATTTTGAGCATTACTCTATTTGAGAAAATGCCGGTTTTAGAGGCCCTCGCGGCCGATGATTACAGAAATAAAATTACTAGTAATCATATCCAACTGAAATTATTCAATTCTTAA